One Sparus aurata chromosome 23, fSpaAur1.1, whole genome shotgun sequence genomic window, ACTAAACCACTGAAATGGATAGGGACGTTTATTTTTCACCGTAAAAAGGAGCCGAAAGTGTCAGCAGGCATCCCGTGTGAtgtgggtgcacaagctcaacCGTGTGTCGAGGGCGTAATTAACTACACCAGTTACACCAGAAGAGCTGTATGAAACCACATTATGTTTTttgaggtgtgtgtttttttatattttaaaataagttcccatctacttcagttgttcaggagaatactgttttgctgtgaagctccggaaatgttttgtggtaTACGAAACTTtacccgactttccatcggcatgggaGACGATACTGACaactatttcatttttttgggtgaacttgtcctttaacaGGTAGGCCACAGGTACACGTTACCGATATAAACACTGTATACAAATAGCTCAACAGGTTTTTCAGTATTGACATCGGTCTGCCCTGCTGCCACAGTGTGAAGATAGTCAATCACTTCCTGAAATAATCAATATCAAGCAAATTAAATATAGGTCAACATAAGGTTAAAACAACACTTGTATGTTGCAACATTCTTATTGACCCCAAATAAGCCAgaaaactaagaaaaaaaaaaattcaaaagacACCAAAGAAGTTGGTCGGTGAAAGGACACTGACACGTAAATTACCGCAAAAAACCTGTGTACTGCGTTCCAGCTGCAGCCAGTAGTTTTAACTGTAATAGTTGCTATAGTGAGAGAAAGAGCGAACACGCCCTGAAGTGTCTCGAGCGTTTGAGTGTCTAACAAGAGTTTGGAGGGCACGACTTTATCAGCTGTGACGGACACGCCTCACATTCATCAGATTTAAAGTTGTATCCATTACAAAGGAGCCCCAATGTGTCTGATCACTCCAGGCAGGTATTAGCAGAATTCTGCCCTTTGGCTCAGCTCCATTCTCACTAGATAGATGAACACTGATAATGCCCCAAGGTGTCTGCAGAATGGATGCGCATTGATCTCAATGtgctctgcgtgtgtgtgtatgtgttcacatTTATGGTTTGTTACCGGGCAGGACTCGGGCAGCACCGAGACAGAGCTGAGGTACGTGACTGTGTGCCGGTGTAAAATGTTACTGAGCAGCCGTCAGCCAGCGGCAGAATGAGCTGAGCTGAAATGTGTCACCGTGGCCCTGAGGCCAGATTCACTACTGCATTATGGGACAAAAAACCTtggaggagggaaaacaaactGATGGGAAGAAGGGCAGATTTTTtgtcatctctgtctctctctctttctttttctcattctctcagAAAGATAAAGGGTTAAAGAGATGTTACATTCATTATATTCATCCAGATAATGGCTAACAGTAAGTCATCAAAGATCATTAATAGTTAATAGAGGACTATCTACTAATAGCAGAAATTTCCTCTACCTAATAATAGAGATATGATTACTAGATTAGTGATAACTTGGCGCTGAGGTTCccaaagtcatttttttgtcttgtattttTGCGAAGCTACAATAACAGTCAGGTCTACcattaataaatatttaacCAACGATAAGCAGAATGTCTACTCGTCCTACGACAATCTGTGTCGCACTGCGAGGATGAGCTCACGTACGAGGAAAAAGTCTTGAAGGGGCTGTTCGTTTTATACAAGCCCGAAATGAACATGCCTGCTGGACTCTGCATATTAAACTGGAAATGACAGCGCTGTTTTAAATTGCTTAAGAGACAATCTGTGGGCAGTGGGCACACCGTCGGTGGCTCTGCCTGAGTGAATTGCCCCTCCAGGTGAGATGTTTAGTGCCCAGACTCTTCCTGGAAATGACTCCCAGCGGATCAAAGGATGCAGCTGTTCAGCCGGCggcgaagagagagagaaaaccaaTGTCACCACGTGTTTGATGCCTTACCCAGGATTCATCTAGTTGTCCGTTTATGCTTCAGTTACAAACTGCGGCTCATAAAAGTCAGTGATGGATGGTTTCCATATCCCCTCATCGGTCTGTGAGTGTGGAGTCTCTCACTCGAGCGTCAGTCAGTCATTTAcagtaagttttttttttttttgcatggaGGAAACAATCAACATCTATTTGATGCTTTTGTGAATACTGTGAATACCTGCTGTTTGCTTTTCCACTTTGTTATCGCTCAAAGCTAGCTAAACCTTCACCTCCGGGCTCTCCGGGCGTGTTGACATTTTCAAGCCTCAAAGAGTCCCATGTGGGAAAAGCTGGTCACCAAGGAGACAGAGCCAAAATGTGTCCCCAAACGATTGATTGCTGGTGGTGGAGGACTCATGAGGAAATACAGATGGGCTTCCCATTTTTGTCATACTGGTACACCAGCATCTTGATGCAGTGAGAGTTGGCTGGCGAGATCCAGGGGCTGCTCGTGATGGAAAAGTTGTGGCTGGCGTAGAACGGCGGTGGTTGCTTCCTGCAGTGGACCAGGGCTCGCAGCACGTTGGCCGCCATGCCCCGGAAACGCTTGCTGATGAAGCAGTAAAGGAAGAAGTTGACGCCGGTGTTGAGCAACGCTAGCATGTTCGCCAGATCGGTGAGCATGTGAAGGAGTCGGCCGGCGCCTTGCGAGGCAGGAGGAGCGGAGTAGAAGTGGTAGAGGATCATGAGGGTGCGTGGCGCCCACAAAACGGCAAAAATGGAGGTGATAGCAAGGAGAATGGCCGTTGTCTTGCCGGTGGAGTAGCCACGCAGACGGAAGCAGCTGCGACGCCTGCGCAACTTACGGACAATGACGGCATTCAGGGAGAAGAAGACAGTGCAGGGGAGCAGATAGACGGTGGCGCAGTGAGCCCACACCAGGACATGCTGGGCCACGGTTCTTCTgttgccctctcctcctccacctcctccttctcctgcacCACCACTGGCCACCCCATGCAGGCTGTGCCACAGCTCAGGCCACCAATAATACGGAGCTGCAGAGAGCAAGCACCCGATATACACAGCAAATATCACCCTCCGTGTGCGGGCCGGGTAGGACACCGTGTGGTAACGCAGCGGGTGGCAAACGGCGATGTAGCGGTCAATGGTGAGCGGCACGGTGATCCATATGGAGGTGTGGATGGAGGAGAACTCCAGAACCTGCACTGCATTGTTGAGCGACGGAGGCAGCGGTGCGGCCAAAATAAAATCCTCCAGTATGAAGTCGACGAAGACGATGAGGAGCAGGACGAGGATGTCGGCGGCGGCCAGAGCCAGGAGATAGTTGTAGGAGGACTTTTGACGACGCAGCACCAGCTGGGACAGGATGACCACCGTCAGGATGTTAGctgggaggaggaagggggggaggaAGGTGATTGAAAGCAGATAGAGGGAGGAAATAGGGAAATGATTGGAAGGGGAAAAGTATGATGAGATTGGAAAAGGTTAGGGCAGGGAAGGAAACAGAGAAATTGAGTGTTAGTGGGCAGACAATTGAAAGGGAGCGACACAGGATAGAGATGCAGCGTACTGTAGTGGCAGCTAACACACACGTGCATCtgcaggaacacaaacacacaatacaaTATACAAACACGAAGATTAGGTTATAAAAAAGTTTTTGGGAAATGTTCAGCGCCATCACACAGATCGAGGAGCATGCCACGTGAAGCCTCTGCCACATTTCAGTTTCAGctgcaacatgaaaaaaaaaaatctgttatcATATCCAGTCAGTGTTTACCATTTTCAACCAGCTCTCCCACTTTGTAATCCTTCCTCTGTTTAATGCCCCATCTCTTTCCCCCCTCCATCTACACCTGCTGTGTAATTCTGTCGGCACCTGCCTCTGACTTTGGCCAAATTGTTATCTCTAATAAAGAGCAAAGCctcaacaaaaacaggaggGCAACGTGCGGCACCACAGCCTTGGCAGTCTGCTGAGCTCGCTACTGCCTGCCGCTGGCAATCAAGTTCCTGAAACAAAGCACAAGGGCATCCCCATCTCTCCCTGCCTGCCTCTCCTTTTCAATCTGAACTCCGGCGCACACCTTCATGTTCTCGCGCCCGTGTTGCTGAATGAAATCCTTCCATAGCTCCCTCTGTTTATTTTGTCCCACTCGCCTTCTCTCACAGGACAGTTAAACAGCCCAGGGGGTGGACTATTACTCCCACGCTTTTCTAGCCTAAAAAGAACATTGACAAAAAGGTCTGCAGGTGATTTATCCCACCGTTGCTTTTACTGAAGCTCGGCCTTTGTGTGCCTGCATTGTGGGGGGGCACAGACTTCTGTTCTCACGTGGAAGTTCAGCTCAGCAATTGAACTGAACAAGCTCATTACACATCCCATTTCTTTGTTGTCCTACTCtgttccctgtttctcctcccct contains:
- the gpr139 gene encoding putative G-protein coupled receptor 139, with amino-acid sequence MEHSHIFPVFSPNGSTWSSGEHPSEVAQGCPLGPLPVIYYSVLLCLGLPANILTVVILSQLVLRRQKSSYNYLLALAAADILVLLLIVFVDFILEDFILAAPLPPSLNNAVQVLEFSSIHTSIWITVPLTIDRYIAVCHPLRYHTVSYPARTRRVIFAVYIGCLLSAAPYYWWPELWHSLHGVASGGAGEGGGGGGEGNRRTVAQHVLVWAHCATVYLLPCTVFFSLNAVIVRKLRRRRSCFRLRGYSTGKTTAILLAITSIFAVLWAPRTLMILYHFYSAPPASQGAGRLLHMLTDLANMLALLNTGVNFFLYCFISKRFRGMAANVLRALVHCRKQPPPFYASHNFSITSSPWISPANSHCIKMLVYQYDKNGKPICISS